A region from the Pseudopipra pipra isolate bDixPip1 chromosome 8, bDixPip1.hap1, whole genome shotgun sequence genome encodes:
- the RGS10 gene encoding regulator of G-protein signaling 10 isoform X2: MLGCMEKINDSEGHPSSSHQTLKGTSKWATSLENLLEDPEGVKRFREFLKKEFSEENVLFWLACEEFKKTQGKKQMQEKAKEIYMTFLSSKASSQVNVEGQSRLSETILETPHPLMFQKLQDQIFNLMKYDSYSRFLKSDIFLNHQKCEEQEENSPEAQTAAKRASRIYNT; the protein is encoded by the exons ATGCTTGGATGCATGGAAA agaTAAATGACAGCGAGGGTCACCCAAGCAGCAGCCACCAAACCCTGAAAGGAACCTCAAAATGGGCCACGTCGCTGGAGAACCTCCTCGAGGACCCCGAGGGAGTGAAACGCTTTAGG gagtttttaaagaaggaatttagtgaagaaaatgttttgttctggCTAGCATGTGAAGAATTCaagaaaacacagggaaaaaaacag ATGCAAGAAAAAGCTAAAGAGATTTACATGACTTTCCTGTCCAGTAAAGCTTCCTCCCAGGTCAACGTTGAAGGGCAGTCCCGTTTGAGCGAGACCATCTTAGAGACACCTCACCCTCTCATGTTTCAGAAGCTGCAGGACCAG ATATTCAACCTCATGAAATACGACAGCTACAGCCGCTTCCTGAAGTCAGACATATTCCTAAACCATCAGAAGTGTGAGGAGCAAGAGGAGAATTCACCAGAGGCTCAGACTGCAGCCAAAAGAGCATCAAGAATTTACAACACGTGA
- the RGS10 gene encoding regulator of G-protein signaling 10 isoform X1, translating to MFNRAVSRLSRKRPPSEINDSEGHPSSSHQTLKGTSKWATSLENLLEDPEGVKRFREFLKKEFSEENVLFWLACEEFKKTQGKKQMQEKAKEIYMTFLSSKASSQVNVEGQSRLSETILETPHPLMFQKLQDQIFNLMKYDSYSRFLKSDIFLNHQKCEEQEENSPEAQTAAKRASRIYNT from the exons agaTAAATGACAGCGAGGGTCACCCAAGCAGCAGCCACCAAACCCTGAAAGGAACCTCAAAATGGGCCACGTCGCTGGAGAACCTCCTCGAGGACCCCGAGGGAGTGAAACGCTTTAGG gagtttttaaagaaggaatttagtgaagaaaatgttttgttctggCTAGCATGTGAAGAATTCaagaaaacacagggaaaaaaacag ATGCAAGAAAAAGCTAAAGAGATTTACATGACTTTCCTGTCCAGTAAAGCTTCCTCCCAGGTCAACGTTGAAGGGCAGTCCCGTTTGAGCGAGACCATCTTAGAGACACCTCACCCTCTCATGTTTCAGAAGCTGCAGGACCAG ATATTCAACCTCATGAAATACGACAGCTACAGCCGCTTCCTGAAGTCAGACATATTCCTAAACCATCAGAAGTGTGAGGAGCAAGAGGAGAATTCACCAGAGGCTCAGACTGCAGCCAAAAGAGCATCAAGAATTTACAACACGTGA